The following coding sequences lie in one Apium graveolens cultivar Ventura chromosome 1, ASM990537v1, whole genome shotgun sequence genomic window:
- the LOC141723176 gene encoding putative carboxylesterase 6: MRRKRMVALTLDPPLSLKLTKHIPQLPRVVKEEIHGLIRVYKDGHVERPQIVPCVTNNVLAPELGVVSHDIVIDKFTGIWARLYVPKFNGNKLPLLVYFHGGGFCVGSAAWSCYHDFLARLAAKAGCIIMSVNYRLAPENPLPAAYEDGLKALTWLIQQATYSTTELWSRKCDFSHMFLAGDSAGANIAYNVSMRLNSSTSLKGIILIQPFFGGEIRTHSEKHMVQPPHSALTLDTSDKYWRLSLPSGSNRDHPWCNPTVNGKIKIGAAKNSSSSVMVCISELDILKDRNLEFCNALKISGTKVECLISKGVGHAFQILSTTQISQTRANEMISHVKAFINR, from the coding sequence ATGAGAAGAAAAAGAATGGTTGCCTTAACCTTAGACCCACCTTTAAGCCTTAAACTTACCAAACATATCCCTCAACTACCTAGAGTTGTGAAGGAGGAAATACATGGCCTTATTAGGGTTTATAAAGACGGACACGTGGAACGACCACAGATCGTTCCATGTGTCACGAATAATGTATTAGCCCCGGAGCTTGGTGTCGTCTCTCATGACATTGTTATTGATAAGTTTACAGGCATTTGGGCACGGTTGTATGTTCCGAAGTTTAATGGGAATAAGCTCCCTTTGCTTGTGTACTTCCATGGTGGTGGATTTTGTGTTGGTTCTGCTGCTTGGAGTTGTTATCATGATTTTTTAGCACGACTAGCTGCTAAAGCCGGATGCATAATCATGTCCGTAAATTACAGATTAGCCCCGGAAAATCCTCTCCCAGCAGCGTACGAGGATGGTTTAAAGGCTCTAACATGGCTAATACAACAAGCAACATACTCAACAACTGAATTATGGTCAAGAAAATGTGACTTCTCTCACATGTTTCTAGCTGGTGATAGTGCTGGTGCCAATATAGCCTACAATGTGTCCATGCGCTTAAATTCTAGCACGTCGCTAAAAGGAATTATACTAATCCAGCCATTTTTTGGGGGTGAAATCAGAACTCACTCGGAGAAACATATGGTCCAGCCACCTCACTCTGCACTTACCTTGGATACTTCTGATAAATATTGGCGATTATCATTGCCATCGGGGTCAAACCGTGACCATCCGTGGTGCAATCCAACAGTAAATGGGAAAATTAAAATAGGAGCAGCTAAAAATTCATCATCTTCCGTTATGGTTTGTATATCTGAACTGGACATACTAAAAGATAGGAACTTGGAGTTCTGCAATGCTCTGAAAATTTCGGGAACCAAAGTGGAATGTTTAATCTCGAAAGGAGTTGGACATGCATTTCAAATTCTGAGCACGACTCAGATTTCACAAACTCGTGCAAATGAGATGATCTCTCATGTCAAGGCCTTCATTAACAGATGA
- the LOC141674017 gene encoding uncharacterized protein LOC141674017, whose translation MSTTDEPLYPIAVLIDELKNEDIQLRLNSIRKLSTIARALGEERTRKELIPFLTDSNDDDDEVLLAMAEELGVFIPYVGGVQHAHALLPPLEALCSVEETCVRDKAVESLSRIGSQMGESDVVDWFIPLLKRLAAGEWFTARVSACGLFHIAYPSASDILKTELRTIYNQLCQDDMPMVRRSAATNLGKFAATVEAAHLKTDVMAMFEELTQDDQDSVRLLAVEGCAALGKLLEPQDCIAHILPVIVNFSQDKSWRVRYMVANQLYELCEAVGPEHTSSDLVPAYVRLLRDNEAEVRIAAAGKVTKFSRILNPELAIQHILPCVKDLSSDPSQHVRSALASVIMGMAPVLGKDATIEQLLPIFLSLLKDEFPDVRLNIISKLDQVNQVIGIDLLSQSLLPAIVELAGDRHWRVRLAIIEYIPLLASQLGVGFFDDKLGTLCMEWLKDKVCSIRDAAADNLKRLAEEFGPEWAMQHIIPQVLDMINNPHYLYRLTILRAISLLAPVMGSEITCSKLLPVLVIASKDRVANIKFNVAKVLQSLITVVDQSVVETTIRPCLVELSEDPDVDVRFFANEALHAIDHDMMSS comes from the exons ATGTCTACCACAGACGAGCCGCTGTATCCAATAGCTGTTTTGATTGATGAGCTAAAAAACGAAGACATTCAGTTGAGGTTGAATTCTATTCGGAAGCTTTCTACAATTGCTCGTGCGCTTGGTGAGGAGCGGACGCGGAAGGAACTTATTCCGTTCTTAACCGATAGTAATGATGACGACGACGAGGTGCTTCTTGCGATGGCTGAAGAGTTGGGGGTGTTTATTCCTTATGTTGGAGGCGTGCAGCATGCTCACGCATTGCTTCCTCCTCTTGAGGCCCTTTGCAGTGTTGAGGAGACATGTGTGAGGGATAAAGCTGTTGAGTCATTGTCTAGGATTGGATCACAGATGGGAGAGAGCGATGTGGTTGATTGGTTTATACCTTTACTGAAG AGGTTGGCAGCTGGAGAATGGTTTACAGCTCGAGTCTCCGCTTGTGGATTGTTTCACATTGCGTATCCCAGTGCCTCTGATATATTGAAGACTGAACTGAGAACAATATACAATCAGTTGTGTCAAGATGACATGCCTATGGTGAGGAGGTCCGCTGCTACGAACTTGGGAAAATTTGCTGCTACAGTTGAAGCTGCTCATCTTAAGACTGACGTTATGGCAATGTTTGAAGAGCTTACACAGGACG ATCAAGATTCTGTGCGCTTACTAGCTGTTGAAGGGTGTGCTGCTCTTGGAAAACTTTTAGAGCCGCAGGATTGCATTGCACATATTCTCCCTGTCATTGTCAATTTCTCGCAG GATAAATCTTGGCGTGTTCGCTACATGGTTGCTAATCAGCTGTATGAACTCTGTGAGGCTGTGGGGCCCGAACATACGAG TTCGGATTTGGTTCCTGCATATGTGCGGCTACTTCGAGATAATGAAGCTGAAGTACGTATAGCAGCTGCTGGAAAGGTTACCAAGTTCTCCCGGATTCTCAATCCAGAGCTAGCAATTCAGCATATTCTACCCTGTGTGAAG GATTTGTCTTCAGATCCTTCCCAACATGTTAGGTCTGCTCTAGCCTCTGTTATAATGGGCATGGCCCCTGTATTAGGAAAG GATGCAACAATTGAGCAGCTTCTTCCAATATTTCTCTCCCTTCTGAAGGATGAATTTCCTGATGTGCGACTCAACATTATTAGCAAGCTAGATCAAGTTAATCAG GTTATTGGAATAGATCTTTTGTCCCAATCTCTGTTACCAGCCATTGTTGAGCTCGCAGGGGATAGGCATTGGAGAGTTCGACTAGCAATAATTGAGTATATTCCCCTATTAGCTAGTCAATTAGGAGTAGGCTTCTTTGATGATAAGCTTGGCACTCTCTGTATGGAGTGGCTAAAGGATAAG GTTTGCTCGATTCGAGATGCTGCTGCCGATAACTTGAAGCGCCTTGCAGAAGAATTTGGCCCGGAGTGGGCGATGCAGCATATTATTCCACAG GTATTGGACATGATTAACAACCCACATTACTTGTATCGGTTGACAATCTTGCGTGCTATATCTCTACTTGCTCCTGTCATGGGCTCAGAAATCACATGTTCTAAACTGCTACCTGTTCTAGTAATTGCATCGAAGGATAG AGTGGCGAACATCAAATTCAATGTGGCAAAGGTGTTGCAATCCCTTATCACTGTAGTCGATCAGTCC GTGGTTGAGACAACAATTCGCCCTTGTCTGGTGGAACTTAGCGAGGACCCAGATGTTGATGTTCGTTTTTTTGCCAATGAAGCACTTCATGCCATTGATCATGACATGATGTCAAGTTAA